The proteins below come from a single Zea mays cultivar B73 chromosome 8, Zm-B73-REFERENCE-NAM-5.0, whole genome shotgun sequence genomic window:
- the LOC103634940 gene encoding uncharacterized protein isoform X2: protein MPTTAPPVDAEPPECPVCLSPFDAASVVPRVLPCGHSLCGSCIAALPPASAAAGASSLRCPLCSQCVPYARALGPSSLPKNLALLTLLPSPSHALSAATLVTAPLPHPHPLHAAHSRLLSRFRHAVLPESASPLGSEPSPVHLAFGSLGSDLGAPWFCARGRPVSLLPIETQPVPPTKQEAEFYRPSHATRVLAAVDALSDATKEELAGLIASSARLARMVSRLYGVWMSPHAPPLWMVSERHPRTVSQLLEEEIINREETVVRAGFLVMEACEVIMGLHSEGLVLGCLGLDCFCLDRFGHCMLDLNQALALCRGVQAGASSNSVRAFIAPEVAAVLGDTLRTEGRDFDGLVGCTSDIWSLGCVFVALLTRDEQLVPVAGWNSEGLYDDWEKEVVTRLDATLLGTILEPLAAVIASCLRYDPKSRPEIADVWKCIRGLLTKFGDVTLAPDDDVAAQKSFRCLLLGELSSMFVDSGAVESDDKTQLSRGADGNSSNQDHGSNDGFLNNSGNDLSGIDGPQSVGVFKSSTLLAHRDCVTGLAVGGGFLFSSSYDKTINVWSLQDFSHVHCLKGHEHKITAIVVVDNDSHSLCISGDSGSGIFVWRVDSTLKEEPLNKWYEHNDWLYRGVNCLAVSGTGYLYTGSRDKTIKAWSLEDYSLRCTMTGHKSTVSCLAVASGILYSGSWDGTIRLWWLTDHTPLSVLEDDAAGSIAPVLSISAGTNFVASSYENGYFKVWKNDVLVKSEKLQNGAVYAVKLSGKWLYTGGWDKVINIQELLDDESEVELRDVASITCDSIITSILPWDERLIVGLSNREIKVYYKAS, encoded by the exons ATGCCAACCACAGCGCCACCGGTGGATGCAGAACCTCCCGAGTGCCCGGTGTGCCTCTCCCCATTCGACGCGGCCTCCGTTGTGCCGCGCGTCCTCCCGTGCGGCCACTCCCTCTGCGGGTCTTGCATCGCGGCCCTCCCGCCCGCCTCCGCGGCCGCAGGCGCCTCCTCCCTCCGCTGCCCTCTCTGCTCCCAGTGCGTCCCCTACGCCCGCGCGCTCGGCCCCTCCTCCCTCCCCAAAAACCTCGCCCTCCTCACTCTTCTCCCCTCCCCATCGCATGCTCTCAGCGCCGCCACCCTCGTCACAGCGCCGCTTCCCCACCCCCATCCGCTCCACGCCGCCCACTCGCGCCTCCTTTCGCGCTTCCGCCATGCCGTCCTCCCCGAGTCCGCCTCCCCGCTCGGTTCCGAGCCAAGCCCCGTCCACCTCGCGTTCGGATCCCTCGGCTCCGACCTCGGCGCGCCCTGGTTCTGCGCGCGGGGCCGCCCCGTGAGCCTCCTCCCGATCGAGACCCAACCAGTCCCCCCGACGAAGCAGGAAGCCGAATTCTACCGGCCCAGCCACGCGACGCGGGTCCTCGCCGCGGTCGACGCGCTCAGCGACGCGACCAAGGAGGAGCTGGCCGGTCTGATCGCCTCTTCCGCGAGGCTAGCACGGATGGTGAGCAGGCTCTACGGTGTCTGGATGTCCCCTCACGCGCCGCCACTATGGATGGTCTCTGAACGGCACCCACGTACGGTTTCCCAATTGTTGGAGGAGGAGATTATCAATAGAGAGGAGACGGTGGTGCGGGCCGGATTCCTTGTAATGGAGGCATGTGAAGTGATCATGGGGTTGCACAGCGAGGGGCTGGTGctggggtgcctcgggctggactGCTTCTGCCTCGATCGTTTTGGGCACTGCATGCTTGATTTGAATCAGGCGTTGGCCTTGTGCCGGGGAGTCCAAGCTGGGGCTAGCTCGAACAGTGTTCGAGCTTTCATCGCTCCAGAGGTGGCGGCAGTGCTAGGTGACACGTTGCGGACGGAGGGTCGTGATTTTGATGGTTTGGTTGGCTGTACCTCGGATATCTGGTCGTTGGGTTGTGTGTTCGTGGCACTTCTTACTAGGGATGAACAGCTTGTGCCTGTGGCAGGTTGGAACTCTGAAGGACTGTATGATGATTGGGAGAAGGAAGTGGTTACAAGGCTTGATGCCACATTGCTTGGTACTATACTTGAACCATTGGCTGCAGTTATAGCATCGTGCTTGAGATATGATCCAAAATCCCGTCCAGAGATTGCTGATGTTTGGAAATGTATTAGAGGCTTGTTGACAAAATTTGGTGATGTTACTTTAGCTCCTGATGATGATGTTGCAGCTCAGAAGAGTTTTAGATGTTTACTCCTTGGGGAGTTATCCTCCATGTTTGTTGATTCTGGTGCTGTTGAGTCAGATGATAAAACACAACTGTCTCGAGGAGCTGATGGCAACAGTTCGAATCAGGATCATGGAAGTAATGATGGTTTCTTAAACAATAGCGGAAATGATTTGTCAGGAATCGATGGTCCACAGTCTGTCGGAGTGTTTAAATCATCAACACTGCTTGCCCACCGTGATTGTGTAACAGGATTAGCTGTTGGAG GTGGGTTCTTGTTTAGCTCTTCTTATGATAAAACTATCAATGTGTGGTCACTGCAG GACTTCTCTCATGTGCATTGTTTGAAGGGTCATGAACACAAAATCACAGCAATAGTTGTTGTTGACAATGATAGCCATTCTCTTTGTATAAGTGGAGACAGTGGCAGCGGAATTTTTGTCTGGCGTGTGGATTCTACTCTGAAGGAAGAACCTTTGAATAAATGGTATGAACATAACGATTGGCTCTATCGAGGGGTTAACTGCTTGGCTGTCTCTGGAACTGGTTATCTTTACACTGGTAGCAGAGACAAAACTATCAAGGCTTGGTCACTAGAG GATTATTCACTTCGCTGCACTATGACAGGTCATAAATCAACTGTGTCTTGCCTTGCAGTGGCCAGTGGTATTCTTTACAGTGGAAGTTGGGATGGTACCATTCGTTTATGGTGGCTCACTGATCATACACCATTGTCTGTCCTGGAAGATGATGCAGCAGGAAGCATAGCCCCTGTATTGTCGATTTCAGCAGGAACCAATTTTGTTGCCTCGTCATATGAGAATGGCTATTTTAAG GTCTGGAAGAACGATGTGCTTGTCAAATCAGAAAAGCTTCAAAATGGTGCTGTTTATGCAGTTAAATTGAGTGGCAAATGGCTCTATACTGGTGGATGGGATAAAGTCATAAACATCCAG GAGTTGTTGGATGATGAGTCAGAGGTAGAACTCCGAGACGTCGCTTCCATTACTTGcgactcaattataacttcgataCTGCCCTGGGATGAAAGGCTGATAGTTGGACTATCCAACAGGGAAATAAAG GTTTACTACAAGGCATCATGA
- the LOC103634940 gene encoding uncharacterized protein isoform X1, translating to MPTTAPPVDAEPPECPVCLSPFDAASVVPRVLPCGHSLCGSCIAALPPASAAAGASSLRCPLCSQCVPYARALGPSSLPKNLALLTLLPSPSHALSAATLVTAPLPHPHPLHAAHSRLLSRFRHAVLPESASPLGSEPSPVHLAFGSLGSDLGAPWFCARGRPVSLLPIETQPVPPTKQEAEFYRPSHATRVLAAVDALSDATKEELAGLIASSARLARMVSRLYGVWMSPHAPPLWMVSERHPRTVSQLLEEEIINREETVVRAGFLVMEACEVIMGLHSEGLVLGCLGLDCFCLDRFGHCMLDLNQALALCRGVQAGASSNSVRAFIAPEVAAVLGDTLRTEGRDFDGLVGCTSDIWSLGCVFVALLTRDEQLVPVAGWNSEGLYDDWEKEVVTRLDATLLGTILEPLAAVIASCLRYDPKSRPEIADVWKCIRGLLTKFGDVTLAPDDDVAAQKSFRCLLLGELSSMFVDSGAVESDDKTQLSRGADGNSSNQDHGSNDGFLNNSGNDLSGIDGPQSVGVFKSSTLLAHRDCVTGLAVGGGFLFSSSYDKTINVWSLQDFSHVHCLKGHEHKITAIVVVDNDSHSLCISGDSGSGIFVWRVDSTLKEEPLNKWYEHNDWLYRGVNCLAVSGTGYLYTGSRDKTIKAWSLEDYSLRCTMTGHKSTVSCLAVASGILYSGSWDGTIRLWWLTDHTPLSVLEDDAAGSIAPVLSISAGTNFVASSYENGYFKVWKNDVLVKSEKLQNGAVYAVKLSGKWLYTGGWDKVINIQELLDDESEVELRDVASITCDSIITSILPWDERLIVGLSNREIKKLAEKLSVWQSAAAFGGQKLSEAETNRA from the exons ATGCCAACCACAGCGCCACCGGTGGATGCAGAACCTCCCGAGTGCCCGGTGTGCCTCTCCCCATTCGACGCGGCCTCCGTTGTGCCGCGCGTCCTCCCGTGCGGCCACTCCCTCTGCGGGTCTTGCATCGCGGCCCTCCCGCCCGCCTCCGCGGCCGCAGGCGCCTCCTCCCTCCGCTGCCCTCTCTGCTCCCAGTGCGTCCCCTACGCCCGCGCGCTCGGCCCCTCCTCCCTCCCCAAAAACCTCGCCCTCCTCACTCTTCTCCCCTCCCCATCGCATGCTCTCAGCGCCGCCACCCTCGTCACAGCGCCGCTTCCCCACCCCCATCCGCTCCACGCCGCCCACTCGCGCCTCCTTTCGCGCTTCCGCCATGCCGTCCTCCCCGAGTCCGCCTCCCCGCTCGGTTCCGAGCCAAGCCCCGTCCACCTCGCGTTCGGATCCCTCGGCTCCGACCTCGGCGCGCCCTGGTTCTGCGCGCGGGGCCGCCCCGTGAGCCTCCTCCCGATCGAGACCCAACCAGTCCCCCCGACGAAGCAGGAAGCCGAATTCTACCGGCCCAGCCACGCGACGCGGGTCCTCGCCGCGGTCGACGCGCTCAGCGACGCGACCAAGGAGGAGCTGGCCGGTCTGATCGCCTCTTCCGCGAGGCTAGCACGGATGGTGAGCAGGCTCTACGGTGTCTGGATGTCCCCTCACGCGCCGCCACTATGGATGGTCTCTGAACGGCACCCACGTACGGTTTCCCAATTGTTGGAGGAGGAGATTATCAATAGAGAGGAGACGGTGGTGCGGGCCGGATTCCTTGTAATGGAGGCATGTGAAGTGATCATGGGGTTGCACAGCGAGGGGCTGGTGctggggtgcctcgggctggactGCTTCTGCCTCGATCGTTTTGGGCACTGCATGCTTGATTTGAATCAGGCGTTGGCCTTGTGCCGGGGAGTCCAAGCTGGGGCTAGCTCGAACAGTGTTCGAGCTTTCATCGCTCCAGAGGTGGCGGCAGTGCTAGGTGACACGTTGCGGACGGAGGGTCGTGATTTTGATGGTTTGGTTGGCTGTACCTCGGATATCTGGTCGTTGGGTTGTGTGTTCGTGGCACTTCTTACTAGGGATGAACAGCTTGTGCCTGTGGCAGGTTGGAACTCTGAAGGACTGTATGATGATTGGGAGAAGGAAGTGGTTACAAGGCTTGATGCCACATTGCTTGGTACTATACTTGAACCATTGGCTGCAGTTATAGCATCGTGCTTGAGATATGATCCAAAATCCCGTCCAGAGATTGCTGATGTTTGGAAATGTATTAGAGGCTTGTTGACAAAATTTGGTGATGTTACTTTAGCTCCTGATGATGATGTTGCAGCTCAGAAGAGTTTTAGATGTTTACTCCTTGGGGAGTTATCCTCCATGTTTGTTGATTCTGGTGCTGTTGAGTCAGATGATAAAACACAACTGTCTCGAGGAGCTGATGGCAACAGTTCGAATCAGGATCATGGAAGTAATGATGGTTTCTTAAACAATAGCGGAAATGATTTGTCAGGAATCGATGGTCCACAGTCTGTCGGAGTGTTTAAATCATCAACACTGCTTGCCCACCGTGATTGTGTAACAGGATTAGCTGTTGGAG GTGGGTTCTTGTTTAGCTCTTCTTATGATAAAACTATCAATGTGTGGTCACTGCAG GACTTCTCTCATGTGCATTGTTTGAAGGGTCATGAACACAAAATCACAGCAATAGTTGTTGTTGACAATGATAGCCATTCTCTTTGTATAAGTGGAGACAGTGGCAGCGGAATTTTTGTCTGGCGTGTGGATTCTACTCTGAAGGAAGAACCTTTGAATAAATGGTATGAACATAACGATTGGCTCTATCGAGGGGTTAACTGCTTGGCTGTCTCTGGAACTGGTTATCTTTACACTGGTAGCAGAGACAAAACTATCAAGGCTTGGTCACTAGAG GATTATTCACTTCGCTGCACTATGACAGGTCATAAATCAACTGTGTCTTGCCTTGCAGTGGCCAGTGGTATTCTTTACAGTGGAAGTTGGGATGGTACCATTCGTTTATGGTGGCTCACTGATCATACACCATTGTCTGTCCTGGAAGATGATGCAGCAGGAAGCATAGCCCCTGTATTGTCGATTTCAGCAGGAACCAATTTTGTTGCCTCGTCATATGAGAATGGCTATTTTAAG GTCTGGAAGAACGATGTGCTTGTCAAATCAGAAAAGCTTCAAAATGGTGCTGTTTATGCAGTTAAATTGAGTGGCAAATGGCTCTATACTGGTGGATGGGATAAAGTCATAAACATCCAG GAGTTGTTGGATGATGAGTCAGAGGTAGAACTCCGAGACGTCGCTTCCATTACTTGcgactcaattataacttcgataCTGCCCTGGGATGAAAGGCTGATAGTTGGACTATCCAACAGGGAAATAAAG aagctggctgaaaagctgagcgtttggcagtccgcagcagcttttggtggccagaagctgtcagaagccgaaacaaacagggcctag
- the LOC111589984 gene encoding uncharacterized protein, which yields MEPGLGKRLMTVLHAVYHMMRRGLCRKRLMMDLHLLLGRGKLAGKALRDLLTAASHHQHHHHMVVPRPPSRAPPTAAAGLSLPSDPQPQVDVQSFNSCTAAPSCSSGNNNGGGVARPAAAGGLGRALLPFRIRGRRGASAANGCGDDGLVLAQVARALETMHDAADDVAVHPSPLAAAAGATPSPMLALSLGRSPAGARRLRVTDSPFPLDPPEGLDARADSTFDAFITKFYETLRLQQADATPDNRARR from the coding sequence ATGGAGCCGGGGCTCGGCAAACGCCTCATGACCGTGCTCCATGCCGTCTACCACATGATGCGACGTGGCCTGTGCCGCAAGCGTCTCATGATGGACCTCCACCTCCTGCTCGGCCGGGGCAAGCTCGCGGGCAAGGCGCTCCGCGACCTCCTCACCGCCGCCTCACACCACCAGCACCACCACCACATGGTCGTGCCGCGTCCGCCCTCCCGCGCGCCCCCCACCGCCGCCGCGGGCCTCTCGCTCCCGTCCGACCCCCAGCCCCAGGTCGACGTGCAGTCGTTCAACTCCTGCACCGCCGCGCCGTCATGCTCCTCCGGCAATAACAATGGCGGCGGCGTCGCACGTCCGGCCGCCGCCGGTGGCCTCGGACGCGCGTTGCTCCCCTTCAGGATCCGCGGCCGCCGCGGCGCCTCCGCAGCCAACGGGTGCGGCGACGACGGGCTCGTCCTGGCCCAGGTGGCGCGCGCGCTCGAGACGATGCATGATGCCGCCGACGACGTCGCCGTTCACCCGTCGCCGTTGGCGGCCGCCGCCGGAGCCACGCCCTCGCCCATGCTGGCGCTTAGCCTCGGGCGCAGCCCCGCCGGAGCCCGCCGCCTGCGCGTCACCGACTCGCCCTTCCCGCTCGACCCGCCCGAGGGTCTGGACGCCCGCGCCGACTCCACGTTCGACGCCTTCATCACCAAGTTCTACGAGACTCTCCGCCTACAGCAGGCCGACGCCACGCCTGACAACCGCGCGCGCCGCTAG